In Vagococcus luciliae, one genomic interval encodes:
- a CDS encoding 5-bromo-4-chloroindolyl phosphate hydrolysis family protein yields the protein MKRKKDTITAVIGFLIGMFVLTEIDENLGAVFVLIAIGWVIYRRMNKKKNKGAVPGLSKEKEEHYYEAGMTDKEITFFRNTLSEAKQQIDQLEINFKDSPKLNAINLRYDTLKVAKAMFKEIVKEPKKLHMADKFLYNHLPNLVEMTTKYAEISDHEIKSKETYKILNNSIGAIEHVSQLIIDDYKEFVSDDIEDLEVEISIAQQNKNREDYKKHLSDDQEEL from the coding sequence ATGAAGAGAAAAAAAGACACTATCACCGCTGTAATTGGTTTTTTAATAGGAATGTTCGTTTTGACAGAGATTGACGAAAATCTTGGTGCAGTATTCGTCTTAATTGCCATTGGTTGGGTCATTTATCGAAGAATGAATAAGAAAAAAAACAAAGGGGCCGTTCCCGGATTATCAAAAGAAAAAGAAGAACATTATTATGAAGCTGGGATGACTGATAAAGAAATTACTTTCTTTCGAAACACCCTATCAGAAGCCAAACAGCAAATTGATCAATTAGAAATAAATTTTAAAGACAGTCCTAAATTAAATGCAATAAATTTGAGGTATGATACATTAAAAGTAGCAAAAGCAATGTTCAAAGAGATTGTGAAAGAACCCAAAAAATTACATATGGCTGATAAATTTTTATACAACCATTTACCAAATTTAGTTGAAATGACAACTAAATATGCTGAAATTTCGGATCATGAAATTAAAAGTAAGGAGACCTATAAGATATTAAATAATAGTATTGGAGCAATTGAACATGTCTCACAACTAATCATTGATGATTACAAAGAATTTGTTTCTGATGACATTGAAGATTTAGAAGTGGAAATCTCAATTGCACAACAAAATAAAAATAGAGAAGACTATAAAAAACATCTATCTGATGATCAGGAGGAATTGTAA
- a CDS encoding toxic anion resistance protein, translating to MSDKLKKAEPIDNTLEDLLSNPFSELEQSDLLNQAEKKQQITKAQTSTKVIDRLSDERKQQAQELANQIDTNDSQSILSYGVAAQQKLSEFSHTMLNHVQTQDIGPMGDSLTELMYRLNEASPSELEAKDGNLFKRMFGKVKQSIYETTAKYQKIGAQIDKIAVKLDHEKNGLLEDNTMLEQLYHKNKDYFDALNIYIAAGELKIEELQTKTIPEAMAHAEQTGDQMDTQIVNDLNQFVDRLEKRTYDLKLARQITIQQAPQIRLIQNTNQALAEKIQASINTAIPLWKNQVAIALTLLRQKDAVTAQRQVSETTNDLLAKNSEMLKISAIETAKENERGIVDIETLQKTQNDLIETIQETLKIQQEGKEKRRNAELELSMMEEDLKNKLLDMSGNN from the coding sequence ATGTCGGATAAATTAAAAAAAGCTGAACCCATTGATAATACTTTAGAGGATTTATTAAGTAATCCTTTTTCAGAATTGGAACAATCTGACTTATTAAATCAAGCTGAAAAAAAACAACAAATAACAAAAGCCCAAACGTCAACAAAAGTAATTGATAGACTATCAGATGAAAGAAAACAACAAGCACAAGAATTAGCCAATCAAATCGATACAAATGACAGTCAATCTATTTTAAGTTATGGTGTTGCGGCACAACAAAAATTAAGTGAATTTTCACATACAATGCTAAATCATGTACAAACACAAGATATTGGTCCAATGGGAGATTCTCTAACTGAATTAATGTATCGTTTAAATGAAGCAAGTCCTAGTGAACTTGAAGCAAAAGATGGAAATCTATTTAAGCGCATGTTTGGAAAGGTAAAGCAATCCATTTATGAAACAACAGCAAAATATCAAAAAATTGGTGCTCAGATTGATAAAATAGCTGTTAAACTTGATCATGAAAAAAATGGATTACTTGAAGATAATACCATGTTAGAACAACTCTATCATAAAAATAAGGACTACTTTGATGCCTTAAATATCTATATTGCAGCTGGGGAATTAAAAATTGAAGAACTTCAAACAAAAACGATTCCAGAAGCGATGGCACATGCTGAACAAACAGGTGATCAAATGGACACTCAAATTGTGAATGATTTAAATCAATTTGTCGATCGTTTAGAAAAAAGAACCTATGACTTAAAATTAGCAAGACAAATTACCATACAACAAGCACCACAAATTCGTTTGATTCAAAATACGAATCAAGCACTAGCTGAGAAAATACAAGCTTCTATTAATACAGCCATTCCTTTATGGAAAAATCAAGTGGCAATTGCTTTAACTCTTTTAAGGCAAAAAGATGCGGTTACAGCTCAGCGTCAAGTATCTGAGACAACAAATGATTTGTTAGCCAAAAATTCTGAGATGCTAAAAATTTCAGCCATTGAAACAGCAAAAGAAAACGAACGTGGCATTGTTGATATTGAGACACTACAAAAGACACAAAATGATTTAATTGAAACCATCCAAGAAACGCTTAAAATTCAACAAGAAGGCAAAGAAAAACGCCGTAATGCTGAATTAGAATTATCAATGATGGAAGAAGATTTAAAAAATAAATTACTTGATATGTCAGGTAATAACTAA
- a CDS encoding Fur family transcriptional regulator, translating to MSKNHLVDEAIEKLKAADIRITPQRYAILEYLIESHTHPTADDIYKELEHRFPNMSVATVYNNLRLFTEIGFVVEMAYGDSSSRFDFTTEKHYHAICEKCKKVVDVNYPGLGDVEAATEKLTGFKINDHRLEMYGICPDCQKLEEDAI from the coding sequence ATGTCAAAAAATCACTTAGTTGACGAAGCGATTGAAAAGTTAAAAGCAGCTGATATAAGAATAACGCCACAGAGATATGCTATTTTGGAATATCTAATCGAAAGTCACACACACCCTACGGCAGATGATATCTATAAAGAGTTGGAACATCGTTTTCCAAACATGAGTGTGGCGACTGTTTATAACAATTTAAGATTGTTTACTGAGATTGGTTTTGTTGTAGAAATGGCATATGGTGATTCTTCAAGTCGGTTTGATTTTACAACGGAGAAACATTATCATGCAATCTGTGAAAAATGTAAAAAAGTAGTAGATGTTAATTATCCTGGCTTGGGTGATGTTGAAGCGGCTACTGAAAAATTAACTGGTTTTAAGATAAACGATCATCGTTTAGAAATGTATGGTATTTGTCCAGATTGCCAAAAATTAGAAGAAGATGCTATATAA
- the lspA gene encoding signal peptidase II: MFLYVFIIIGSIILDQLTKLMVVQHLDLYDTTMTNPILSITHIRNEGGAWSIFEGHMWFFLLVGVIALCIFSYLLYKNRYKNKWLTVGLSFVIGGTIGNFIDRFRQGYVVDMFQTEFIRFPIFNVADICLVVGVVCIFIYILFFDEENSTR; encoded by the coding sequence ATGTTTCTTTATGTTTTTATTATTATAGGAAGTATTATTTTAGATCAATTAACTAAATTGATGGTGGTACAACATTTAGATTTGTATGATACAACGATGACTAACCCTATTTTATCCATTACCCATATTAGAAATGAAGGTGGAGCATGGAGTATTTTTGAAGGCCATATGTGGTTTTTTTTATTAGTTGGAGTGATAGCTTTATGTATTTTTTCTTACCTACTATATAAAAATAGATATAAAAATAAATGGTTAACAGTGGGGCTAAGTTTTGTCATTGGTGGAACTATTGGTAATTTCATTGACCGATTTAGACAAGGTTATGTGGTGGATATGTTTCAAACAGAGTTTATTAGATTTCCCATTTTTAATGTAGCAGATATTTGTTTAGTTGTTGGTGTTGTGTGCATCTTTATTTATATTCTATTTTTTGATGAAGAAAACTCTACTAGATGA
- a CDS encoding cold-shock protein: protein MKQGLVKWFDVKKGYGFIIYDQDEEIFVHFTAIEQDGFKTLFEGQQVKFDIKEGARGLQASNVSVIDEKK from the coding sequence ATGAAACAAGGTTTAGTGAAATGGTTTGATGTAAAAAAAGGATATGGATTCATTATTTACGATCAAGATGAGGAAATCTTTGTTCATTTTACTGCAATAGAACAGGATGGGTTTAAAACACTTTTTGAAGGACAACAAGTTAAATTTGATATTAAAGAAGGAGCTAGAGGCTTACAAGCATCGAATGTTTCTGTTATAGATGAAAAGAAATGA
- a CDS encoding EbsA family protein — MSEDKIHIYRYQPILADTVIYWSLTFVLFFASMIGLLEEQGRINLFSIVTFFIFLFFFYLGTRRKLILTQDQIKVNAVLKKNEYTIDISKIKKVLVGKYGFTLVTNQHERSYLMLPSSKTNFIHHLEESSQLSCMVNGYKK; from the coding sequence ATACTAGCTGATACAGTGATTTATTGGTCGTTGACCTTTGTATTATTTTTTGCCAGTATGATTGGTTTATTAGAAGAACAAGGGCGGATTAATCTATTTAGTATAGTGACGTTTTTTATTTTTTTATTTTTTTTCTATTTAGGAACAAGGAGAAAACTAATCTTAACTCAAGATCAAATTAAAGTGAATGCGGTATTAAAAAAAAATGAATACACAATAGATATTAGTAAAATAAAAAAAGTTTTAGTGGGTAAATATGGCTTTACACTAGTCACAAACCAACATGAACGTTCTTATTTAATGCTACCATCATCTAAAACGAATTTTATTCATCATTTAGAAGAGTCATCCCAGTTATCATGCATGGTAAATGGGTATAAAAAATGA